Part of the Gemmatimonadaceae bacterium genome, CCCTTGAACGCGATCGGCAGCCATTGCTGCAGCATGCGGTCGTCGGCGCCCTTGCGGCCGCGCCATTCCTCGCGCACCACGCCGCGTTCGTCCACCACCTCGGTGGAATCGAACAGCTGCCCGTGCGCCCAGTCGCTCAGGATCTGGAACGCCTTGTCCACGATCCGCGCCGTGTCGGTGGGGATGGGCAGGATGTACACCGTCTCGTCGAAGCCCGTGGAGGCGTTCAGGTCGGCGCCGAACTGCACGCCGATGGACTGCAGATAACTCACCAGCGCGTTCTTGGGAAAGTGCTGGGTGCCGTTGAACGCCATGTGCTCGATGAAGTGCGCGAGTCCGAGCTGCTTGTCGGTCTCGAGAATCGAGCCGGCGTTCACCACCAGCCGCAGTTCGGCGCGCTTCTCCGGCTTGTGGTTCACGCGGATGTAGTAGCGCAGCCCGTTGGGCAGCGTCCCCACGGTCACCGCCGAGTCGACGGGCAGGGTGGCGGTGAGCGGCGGCGCGGCCTGCGCCGCGGCCAGCGTGGGCAGGAGCGCCGCGATCGCGGCGAGCAGGAATCGGTTGCGCATCGTGAGGTCTGGTTAGTGCTGTCGCGTGCGGAGCTGCTTGATCGCGGCGCCCAGGGCGTCGATCTCGCGGCCGTAGGCGGCCCAATCGCCGGCGCGCTGCGCCGCGATCGCCCGGTCGTAGTGGTTCTGGGCCTGCTGGAGCAGCGTGACCTGCGAGGCCGTGGGAGCCGGCGCGCCAGCCACGGCGCCGGCTGCGGCCGCCACGCCGGCGGTGTCGAGCATGTCACCCGTGGCCGTGACCGACGCCCCCGCGCCGAACATCGCGTTCAGCGCCTCGTCGAGCGTCTCCCCCATCACCACGCGGTTGCCGCTGGCCACGACCACGCGCTTGAGTTCGGGGATCGTGCCCCCCGAGGCGCGCAGGTACAGCGGCTCCACGTAGAGCAGCGATTCCTCGATCGGGATCACCAGCAGCTCGCCGCGAATCACCTGCGAGCCGCGCTGATCCCACAGCGTGAGCTGGCGCGAGATGTCGGTGTCCTGGTTGATCCGGTTCACGATCTGCGTGGGCCCGTACACCAGGCTCTGCTTGGGGAACCGGTACACCATCAGCTTGCCGTAGTTGTCGCCGTCCATGCGCGCCACCATCCACGCCGCGAGGTTGTCCTTGCCGCGGGGCGTGAACGGCGTCATGTAGATGAACTCGGGCTTCTGTTCGCCGGGCAGCCGCAGGATGATGTGCCGCATGAACGGCGTCACGTTGGACGCGCCGTCGGCGGGGCTCGGGATCTGCCACTGGTCCTCGCGGTGGTAGAACGCGTCCGGCTCATCCATGTGGTAGGTGGCCTGCAGCGTGGCCTGGATGCGGAACAGCCGCCCCGGATAGCGCAGGTGCGCCCGGATGTCGGCCGGCATCGCGGCCAGCGGCTTGAAGATCCCCGGGAAGATCTGCTCGTCGGTGCGGATCACCGGGTCGTTGGGGTCCATCACGTACGCCGTCACCGCGCCGTCGTAGGCGTCGATCGTCACCTTCACGCTGTTGCGCATGTAGTTGGTGCCGTCGCCCACCGGCTCCGAATACGGATAGCGGTCGCTGGTGGTGTAGCCGTCCAGGATCCACACCAGCCGGCCGGCGTCGGTGATCACGAGATAGGGATCGGGATCGAAGTCCAGGAACGGGAGCGCCGTGGTGGCCCGGTCCATGATGTTGCGGTGGTACATGATCCGCGCCGCGCCGGTGATCCCATCCGAGAACAGGATGTTGAGCGACCCGAACTCCCAGGCGTACAGCGCGCGGCGGGCCAGCGAGCCCACGGGCACCCCGCCCGTGCCCGTGTACGACGTGTACATGTTCGTCTCGCCCGCCGGGTAGTCGAACTCCTTCTGCGCCGTGTTCACGAACACGTAGCTGTTGGTGAGCTGCCCGTAGTAGATCTGCGGCCGCGTGAGCTTCACCGAGACGTCCGACTCGGGGGGCAGGTTCTTGATGAACAGCACCGGCAGCCCCTCGGGCGTCACCTGGTTCACCGGCGCCATCGTCACGCCCATGCCGTGCGTGAACGTGAGGCGATCGTTGATGAACGTCTGCGTGGGCAGCGACGCCGTGTTCAGCTCGCGGGCCGACAGGTGCACCTGGCGGTACTGCCCGTCGATGGTGTACCGATCGTCGTTCACCGACACGAAGTCGTAGTAGGTGCGGATCTCCTGGATCTGCTTGAACGTCTGCTGGAGCAGGTCGCGCTCCCACAGGCGCACGTTGTCGATCGTCGCCGCGTTGGCGCGGATGTCGGCCATCGTCAGCTTGGCTTCGCCGCTCAGATTGCTGGTCTGCACGCCGTCGATGCCCCACGCCCGGCGCGTGGCCATGATGTGATTCTTGAGAAAGGGCGTCTCGTCCACCAGTTCGTTGGGCAGCACCACCAGCCGCTCCACCGCCAGCGGCACCACGCCGCGGGCCAGGATCCCCACCACCACGTACGCGCCCACCCCGATCAGCGTGTACCGCAACAGCCGGCCGCGGATGAGCCCGTACGCCACCAGCCCGGCGCCGAGGAGCGCCACGATCGCCGACAGGCGAATTCCGGGCAGCGCCACGTGCACGTCGGCGTAGCTCGCGCCCACGAGCGGGCCCGTGGTGGAGTAGAGCAGCTCCGCCGTGCGCACGATCCAGAGCCGCAGCGCCGAGAGCACGAACAGCGCCGCCACCAGCAGCCCGATATGGCGCTCGGCGCCCGCATCGGCCGTGGCCCGCCGCGGCCCCAGCACCAGCTCGCCGCGCAGGGCATACACCACCGCCACCGCCGCCAGCGAGAGCGCGCCCAGCGTGATCAGCACGTTCAGCACCACCGAGATCGCCGGCAGCCGGAACAGATAGAAGCCCACGTCGCGCCCGAAGATCGGATCCACCGTGCCCACCGAGGCGCCGTGGAACGCCTGCAGGAAGGTCATCCAGAGCGACGAGGCCGCCACCGCCACGAGAAACGCCACGAACAGCGAGCCGAGGCGGATCACCGGCCTGAGCAGACGCGAAACGTCGAGCGGCGGCGCGTTCAGCCGCTGGATGAACAGCGCGGGCATCTTGCCCGGGTGCCCGGCCGCCAGCCGCAGGTTGCCGAACACGATCGCCCACCCCACCACGCCACCGGCCACGAACAGCACCACGCGCCAGATGAGCGACGTCGTGAACACGGTGGTGAATCCGATCTCCCGGAACCAGAGCCAGTCGGTGGCGAAGCCCGCCAGCCAGGGGAACACGATCAAGCCGAGCAACGCGAGGACGACGATGCCGATCAACAGGCGTCGCACGTCGTGCCGCATCGGAGGCGCTATCCGGCGGCCGGGTCCATCGAAGGGAAGGGTCATGGCGGATTCAAGATGCCATGATTCCGCGGAGAACACCAACGCGCCAGGCCGCCGCTCTGGACAACCGCGCGCCCCGGGGGCGTAATTGAGTCGCCGCCCCCTTCCCATCGCCATCCGAAACCCGAACGGACTTCGCCATGTTCCGCCCTCGCAGATTGCCCCGCGCCGCCCTCCTCCCGGCCGCCCTAGTCCTGATCGCCGCCGCCGGGACCGGCGGCCGCCGCCCCGCCACTCGGCCGCGCCCCGCGCCCATCCCGTCTCCGGTGGACACCGCCCTGCTCAAGACGTTCCGCTGGCGCAACGTGGGGCCCGAACGCGGCGGCCGCTCGATTGCCGTGAGCGGGGTCAAGGGCCAGCCCAACGTGGCCTACTTCGGCGCCACCGGCGGCGGCCTCTGGAAGACCACCGATGGCGGCAAGCACTGGGCGCCGGTCACCGACGGCCAGATGACCAGCGCCTCGGTGGGCGCGGTGGCCGTGTCGGAGACCAATCCCAACGAGGTGCTCATCGGCACGGGCGAGTCGGAGATCCGCGGCAACATCATGCCGGGCGACGGCATCTACCGCTCGATGGACGCCGGCAAGACGTGGACGCACGGCGCCTTCCGCGACGTGGACGCCATCTCGAAGATCCGCATCGATCCCACCAATCCCGACATCGTGTTCGCCGCCGTGTTCGGCAAGTACGCCGTGCCCAGCGCCGAGCGCGGCGTGTTCAAGAGCACCGACGGCGGCGTGACCTGGCGCAAGGTGCTCTACCGCGACGACCGGACGGGCGCCGTGGACGTGGAGATCGACCGCACCAATCCCAGGGTGGTGTACGCGGCGCTCTGGGAGGCGTATCGCAAGGAATACACGGCCTCGTCAGGCGGCCCGGGCAGCGGGCTGTTCAAGTCCACCGACGGCGGCGAGACGTGGACCGAGATCACCCGCCACCCCGGACTCCCCGCCGGCGTGGACGGCAAGATCGGCATCGCCGTGTCGCCGGCCAACCCCGACCGCGTGTACGCCCTGATCGAGAACGCCGCCGGCGGGCTCTACCGCTCCGACGACGCCGGCGCCACGTGGACGTTCATCAACGGCAGCCATGACGTCCGCCAGCGCGCCTTCTATTACACGCACGTGTACGCCGATCCCAAGAACGAGAACCTGGTGTACATGCAGAACACGGACCTCTTCAAGTCGGTGGACGGCGGCAAGACGCTCACCACGCTGCGCGGCACGCACGGCGACTTCCACGATCTGTGGATCGACCCCGACCAGGGCGAGCACATGGTGGTGGGCAACGACGGCGGCGGCGCGGTGACCACCGACGGCGGCAAGACCTGGACTCCCGAGACGTACTCCACGGCCCAGCTCTACCACGTGGCGGCCACGGCGCGCATCCCGTACGACCTGTGCGGCGCCCAGCAGGACGACGGCACGATCTGCGTGTCGAGCACGGCGGGGCTCGATGCCGCGGGGGGCCGCGGAGGTCGCG contains:
- a CDS encoding insulinase family protein encodes the protein MRNRFLLAAIAALLPTLAAAQAAPPLTATLPVDSAVTVGTLPNGLRYYIRVNHKPEKRAELRLVVNAGSILETDKQLGLAHFIEHMAFNGTQHFPKNALVSYLQSIGVQFGADLNASTGFDETVYILPIPTDTARIVDKAFQILSDWAHGQLFDSTEVVDERGVVREEWRGRKGADDRMLQQWLPIAFKG
- a CDS encoding UPF0182 family protein, producing MRRLLIGIVVLALLGLIVFPWLAGFATDWLWFREIGFTTVFTTSLIWRVVLFVAGGVVGWAIVFGNLRLAAGHPGKMPALFIQRLNAPPLDVSRLLRPVIRLGSLFVAFLVAVAASSLWMTFLQAFHGASVGTVDPIFGRDVGFYLFRLPAISVVLNVLITLGALSLAAVAVVYALRGELVLGPRRATADAGAERHIGLLVAALFVLSALRLWIVRTAELLYSTTGPLVGASYADVHVALPGIRLSAIVALLGAGLVAYGLIRGRLLRYTLIGVGAYVVVGILARGVVPLAVERLVVLPNELVDETPFLKNHIMATRRAWGIDGVQTSNLSGEAKLTMADIRANAATIDNVRLWERDLLQQTFKQIQEIRTYYDFVSVNDDRYTIDGQYRQVHLSARELNTASLPTQTFINDRLTFTHGMGVTMAPVNQVTPEGLPVLFIKNLPPESDVSVKLTRPQIYYGQLTNSYVFVNTAQKEFDYPAGETNMYTSYTGTGGVPVGSLARRALYAWEFGSLNILFSDGITGAARIMYHRNIMDRATTALPFLDFDPDPYLVITDAGRLVWILDGYTTSDRYPYSEPVGDGTNYMRNSVKVTIDAYDGAVTAYVMDPNDPVIRTDEQIFPGIFKPLAAMPADIRAHLRYPGRLFRIQATLQATYHMDEPDAFYHREDQWQIPSPADGASNVTPFMRHIILRLPGEQKPEFIYMTPFTPRGKDNLAAWMVARMDGDNYGKLMVYRFPKQSLVYGPTQIVNRINQDTDISRQLTLWDQRGSQVIRGELLVIPIEESLLYVEPLYLRASGGTIPELKRVVVASGNRVVMGETLDEALNAMFGAGASVTATGDMLDTAGVAAAAGAVAGAPAPTASQVTLLQQAQNHYDRAIAAQRAGDWAAYGREIDALGAAIKQLRTRQH